ATGGTATCGCCAATGGCAGTGTAATCAAAGATCTGTTCACTGCCCAAATTTCCCACTACAGCAAAGCCTGTATTGACTCCTATGCCAATCTCAAACCCTTCTTTGCCCTCTGCTTTCCATCTTTCCTGCAGTTCATTCATTACATCCCGCATCTGAAGTGCCACCTTGCAAGCGCTTAACGCATGATTGGGCAAAGGCACCGGCGTACCAAACAGTGCCATAATCTCGTCACCCACAAATTTATCCAGAATACCTTTGTTTTCCACAATCACATTCACCATAGCAGTGAGGTATTCTTTAAGTATATTAACTGTCTCTTCCGGACTATGGTTTTCGGAATATGTAGTAAACGAACGGATATCCGAAAACAGAACGGAAATCTCCTGTAAAGAGCCACCATAGCTAAGTTTCTTGGGGTTTTTAAGCAGTTCCCCTACCAATTCCGGCGCCATATATTGTTGGAATGCTTGGCGAATAAAGCGTTTTTCTTTTAGGGAATCCAGATAATGACAGATGATGCTGGCTATATAAATGAGAACCATCGCTAGCACCGGTTGAACCATGGGAATGAGGAAGTTTTGGTGGATAAACAATTGATATCCCGCTAAATATACCATTGCTACCAATAATAAAAGCGCTAAGGCAGAAAGTTGGGGTTTTAGTTTGCGGAAGACAAACCAAAAGAGGAATATCAGGATAAACTCTATTAATAAAAATAATAAGGGATCAATCCCCTGTAGATATTCACCATTGCGCACCATCTCGATGAAATTGGCGTGTATTTCAACCCCGGGAGTCCATTCTCCCCCAAAAGGAGTAGGAAATTTATCGTGAAGTTCATCAACGGTTGCCCCAATTAAAACAATCTTGTCCTCAAGAATTCCCGATTCTGCAATATCATAAAACTCATCAAATTCTAAACCCTGATAACCGGGCATTGCCATAGTAGAATCGTCTATCACACTGGCATAGGATAGAGCAGGGAATGTGCCTGCGGGTCCGTAATAATTGATAATTGCCTTATTATGGGAGTAAATTGGAATTCTGTATGGTGCAACCCGCAGTTTATTCTCCGCCACACCTATGTGATCTGCCCATGAGTTTTGATATATTCGGCTATTGCCCAATGCCGCTACGCCAATGCTATAAAATGCTTTATTATCTAGGGTTTCAAAAAGAGTATATTTGCGGATGGCATTGTCCGAATCTGAATTCATATTTACCACACCCCAAGGAATGTTATATTCCATGATAGGTGTTATTGGTGTTAGCAGCTGATCAGGATCGTTATGGGTTTTACCATGTAACACTTTACCCGCAAAAATTACATTGCCATATTTTGCTGCAGTATCTGCTAAAAGCCTATCTGCTTCGGGATAGCGAGAGCTTTCGGTAAACTCTACGTCGAATACAATCAGTTTAGCGCCAGCGAGACTAAGATTCTCAATCAGTTTGGCATGGTAGTCTCTCGGAAAGGGCCACGTCATATCCAAAGCGCTAAAACTGGCGTCATCTATGGCAATTAGAACTACTTCTCCACTGGGCTCACGCTCATCACGAAGTTTGAACAAGCTATCTTGAGCTTTGTATTCTAAAGAACTGAAGACCGGAAGCAAAAAAACTATCTTGACTAGTATTAGTAAAACAACGGGTATAAAAAAATAGCGATATCGAGTCATTACAAAGCTCCTTGTGGAAAGAACGAAGCGTGACTATCTGGTCACGCTCCGTATACTATTTGATGAATAATTAGAATCTTTGAGTAAGGCACAACCGGAAAGTTGTAGCATCGTAATCGGCATCGCCATAATCCTTTTTCTTGTAATTCTTCAAGCCCAAATCTGCCGTAACGGTCATGTTGTTGATGGGATAACTTTCTACGCCGAGATTGAAGTAATTATAAGTTTGAGAATCATAATCGCCGGAAAGGCTGGTGTTTCGATATGATACATAGGGGTTTAGGCGATTTTCCCAAAGCTCATAATAGGCCTTAAGAAAGAAACTGGAGTTTTTGCTGGTTGCATTGCCCAGCTTGTCCTTATTGCTTGCAGTAGCAAATGAGATTTGCGTTCTGAGGGGAAGCATTAAGTAGCTATTATTCATGGTAAA
The sequence above is a segment of the Candidatus Cloacimonadota bacterium genome. Coding sequences within it:
- a CDS encoding adenylate/guanylate cyclase domain-containing protein, whose protein sequence is MTRYRYFFIPVVLLILVKIVFLLPVFSSLEYKAQDSLFKLRDEREPSGEVVLIAIDDASFSALDMTWPFPRDYHAKLIENLSLAGAKLIVFDVEFTESSRYPEADRLLADTAAKYGNVIFAGKVLHGKTHNDPDQLLTPITPIMEYNIPWGVVNMNSDSDNAIRKYTLFETLDNKAFYSIGVAALGNSRIYQNSWADHIGVAENKLRVAPYRIPIYSHNKAIINYYGPAGTFPALSYASVIDDSTMAMPGYQGLEFDEFYDIAESGILEDKIVLIGATVDELHDKFPTPFGGEWTPGVEIHANFIEMVRNGEYLQGIDPLLFLLIEFILIFLFWFVFRKLKPQLSALALLLLVAMVYLAGYQLFIHQNFLIPMVQPVLAMVLIYIASIICHYLDSLKEKRFIRQAFQQYMAPELVGELLKNPKKLSYGGSLQEISVLFSDIRSFTTYSENHSPEETVNILKEYLTAMVNVIVENKGILDKFVGDEIMALFGTPVPLPNHALSACKVALQMRDVMNELQERWKAEGKEGFEIGIGVNTGFAVVGNLGSEQIFDYTAIGDT